The window GACATATATTGTTTTATATATGCGAGAGACATATTACTATTAATTCGCATTCTTATTCCAGTTACATTTCCAAAGAGACTACAAccgaaattcaaatgaaattcaaatagaacataatgccctacaataatacagtacaaactaataatgcaagtacatctgaatgaaacggtacaactggaatacatcttacatactacatgaagtcatcatcgtcatcctccattgATGTAGCCCTCTTGCCCTTCGACAATGCGGTCCTCTTGCCCtccgtcgatgcagaactcttgcccttggtcgatgtagaactcttgcccttcgacgatgcagaacccagaagcggcggcatgaagatatcatcttcgtccttgctctcctcagtccataaaaatgtATTCTTTGTTGTAGTCCTTCCGAgagtttcactcttcggctccaccaccttcttccacctttcatgcaacctCAAAAGTTCTTTACGTACATAGGTCCTTACAGGCCACCCAAACCTACGTAAttcgtgagccaactcattcattatggtgtcactaccggtgagttcgtcccatggaactatcctattgtccatcctgaaatcagTAGCTAGACTCGGAAGATCTTGCTCATCTCAGGGTGAAAACTATGATCGaatggataatgggacatctcgactacactacactggaatgcttatccacctccgcctgaagggggttttatagataaagaggagaaaatggcgggaaagaatgactgcggtatggcgggaacgtatggcgggaaacgggtggcggaaaATAGATTTGGGCCTAATGTATGAGCCATGCAACTTCGGCCTACACTAGACCAAAAAGGACTTTTCGGCCTGCACTTGACCAAAAAGTGTATTTCGGCCTACAGTTGACCAAAAAGTGTATTTCGGTCAAGAGGTGGCCGAAAACAGCCTTTTCGGCAAGGTCCCCACCATTTCGGCCAAGGGAAGGCCGAAAAGCCTACTTCATCCTAGAGGTGGCCGAAAACTCCTATTTCGGCCAGCGCGTGCCTGACGGGGTGCTACTTTTGATTTTTATCCAAATCATGCTATAGTTTCCAAAAATGCTATAAAATATGTCATAGTTTTAAAAAAAATCCGAAGATTCAGGAGGGGCATTGCGACTACGCCTCTTGCCCCTTCTGCAACAACTCCGAATCTATCAACACCTGCTTTTCACGTGCGCCCAAACTCGTCAGATTTGGGCTGAGCTCAACTCTCTCTGGCATACTACGCCCAACTCCATCGCAACCTGCTGGGGGCTCACTGATGAATGACGAAGTCCGATCTACGGTGATCATCGCTATCCTGTGGAATATCTGGAAACGAAGAAATGCTAAAGTGTTCAGAGCTGAAATACAGGATGCGTACAAGCTGCTCCGCGCCTGTGCAGACGATCTCATGTTATGGTCTAATAGATGCTCCTCCGAGCTAAAGAGGTCTATTCTCCTAGAGTGGAGATCAATGATGTTGCTCTTAGCTGGGAGAATGTAGCTTTTCTGTTTTTTCACCATCCCCCTATCTCACCTTGTACCTCCTCTTCACTTGGTTGTAAGTTTCACGTTCATTTAATATATTCGTTCATGCCTGTGTAAGCCCGCCGTTGCAGCGTAAAAAAAAGTGCAACAGAGGGTACAATACATGACATGAACGCCAAAGGACATAATCATGGAACCCGGAGCAGGGAGAAAGGGATTCTCAACCCGAGTAAGGGAAGATGCAACTAACCCACTAAGCCTAGAACTAGAGAGGTAGGCCGAACCAACACAACGATGAACATCTTCAAAGCCAACACCGGGGACGCCCTGAGCGAGCAAGATAGCACTTTCAAGAAGGGGACGATGTTGTGATGCCACTGCCATCCGATCCAGAGAAGCaaacctagggtttcccccgatgaTCGAAGAGGGGCATGGATAGAGGCCATGGCAGCACCTCCAGGAAGGGAAACGACACCCACGAGTGCCGCCGCCACCATCATCGACAATGTGAGCATGGATTATCTCCTAGCCTGAGTCTGAGCAATCCCATAACCACCATATCAGGGTTCGAAATATGAGGAAGTCAGGGTGTCGATCGGTCGGCCCTCAGAAGGTGGGAGGTGGGGCTGCAGTCACTGGAAAACACGAGCTCTAGAACCGACTTGGCGTGTAGGTGACGGGGTCGGGAAGGCAACAAGGTAGAGAGCCGACACGGAGGGATGGGTAGCGACTTATACCGCCGACAAGTCAATAATCGGAAGGGAATGCGGTTCTGAGCCGTCAGAGATGGAGCCGCCGGAACACCGGCGAGGCGAAGTAGCTAGAGGAAGCGCAGCAACCGGAGCGCCGGGGGCAAAAACTGCATCGGCAGACGACTCCGTCAAGCCATGAAAGCTGGAGAACGCAGGTCCATGATTGACGGGATCGGAGTGGTGTCGGCAAGAATCCACCGCTAAGCTTCAACTTACTGCTGCCAAGAGAAACAACCGTGACCAAACACCCGCAGAAGTCGCCATTTTAAATATAATAGACTTCACATGGTACAATATACCTAAGCTTCAACTTACTGCTGCAAAGAGGAACCACTGTTTTTATGAATGAAGTTATCGAAGAGAGTGAGTAACAAATGACAACTAAACAAATATTATGCCAATAATGTGTATTATCTCAATAATGAATCTAACCACACCCAAATACTCCAGGAAAAATGGAATGTActtctccctccgtttctaaatataagcctttttagatattccaatacatattacatacacatatatatatagacatattttagagtgtagaactcattttgctccgtatgtagttcgtattgaaatctctaaaagggatTATatctaggaatggagggagtagaagcgAATGTGTGCCTTGTTGCTCCGTCGCTTTTTCTTGTCTTTTTTATGCGGTTCTTCTAAAACATTTGTCCTCACCCTTGATTGGTTCAACATGTGCACTATACTTGTAGGCAAATTTTAACATGGTCCCTCTTACCTCCTTTTTTTACATGTGAGGTAAGAAGGTAAGAGTCAATCAAGCCATTCATTGATGAGATCAACGGCTAAGATCTATTTTATACTCTTACCTCTCATGTGAAAAGAGGGGGTAAGAGGGACCATGTTAAAACTGCTCATACTTGTAACTTGTAAGATGGTAATCCATTTTGTAAGGCGGTAATCTATATATGAGTTCATGCTCATCTGCTCCCGATGATCACTAATTCAAAAAAAGTAGAAATATATCAAAAATGGCATCCAAGATGCTCGGGTGTGCAATGCTTGGAGATCCGAGGCGGTCGTGCAAAAAAGAAAGAATCGAAGCAATGCATTTTCACCCTAAGTTTGCTACACAACATGGTCAAACCAAAACccattgttttcttttctttttgagaaaCAACCAGAACCCATCGTTACAGAGATAATGAATCTAATTTTCCGTTGCAACCTTTTACATTTTTCATTACAACCTTTTACTTTATAACCGACTACTACATGCAAGTTAAATCATGAAGGGGAATCGACCTCCCAATCATCTTTGAAAAGTGAAGATCTATGCTCACGCACACACCCTAAGAGGAAGACTTCTTATAAAGGCTCTTAAAATATTCCAGAACCATCTAGAAGGGGACCCTGGAAGGTTGTCCCCCTTTTCTTGGGGGCCCAGCCAGCCCGCATGGCAGGTCTTGGCTGacccccaccccctccccttgCTTGGGGGACAAGCCAACCTACAGGTCTTGGCGACTTCCCTTTCTTAGGGGCCAAGGCATGGCACCCCTGGTCGACCAGCCTCCTCCCGCACCTTTATACAAATAGATGCATGGACACTTCAAAGGCACAAGAAGCCCTAGACCAATCCCCTCTCTCCCATGTAGAGCACGTTGactcgcttcttcttcctcttcttcttccccatagCCACGAACTGCTTGTCAAATTTTGACTCCAACCTCGATACCTTGAAGGCATCGTCCACTTCGACGCTAGATCGGGCAGATCTTCTTGGAGGAGAAACTCTTGTGGTCGAGAGGTATAACCTAGCCGCGGGAGTCAGTAGTCCTCAATAACATCTCCTCTTCTTCCTGCTGTGTTGAGTTGATCATTAGTATGACTTCGTTACCCACACCTCGATAATGATCTTGGTTGGATCttgtgtgttttttgttttgttttacgcAGCATGTCCCCCTACAACATACTAGTGGTTGCGTGTTCTGTGGCATGCCACTAGTAGTACATTATTAGTGACGTGGGTCGTTCGACGCACGCCACTGGTATTTTGGGCACATACCAGTGTTGTGGCTCTTTTTCGGGTGCACCACTAATATTGTTCCTCTATAAGCTTTTCTTCACCAGTGCCAGAGGGAATAACCGGAGTTGGCAACTCCATAATGTCACCATTCGACTAGAGAATACAACTGTTGCGCGTCGGGGGCCGGCTGCCAACTACCCAAACAAGATCCTCCCCGAAGGAAGTGGCACTCAGGCGAGCGCCAAGGCTTCAACAAGCGCGATGAAGTTGATGAGCTCTAGGAGGGAAACATATTTTGCAGCTTGTTGGGCCCTCCATCTTCTTCCATCTCTCCTTTGCTTCTACTGCAGCTAGAGAGAATCAAATTGGCCAAAGAGGGGAACTCTAGATCTGGGATGGTATCAAGCAAGGGTTCATATCCTACAAGAAAGCCAACTCTGGCTACCAATACTCTTGCCACTATATATGACCACAATAAGAAGTGGAAGATCTTAACCAAAAGTGGCTTTATTTGAGAAGCTACCTAATCTAATACCCATACTATCAAGATCCGGGCCCTCTCCCCACATCTCGAGCCGCCGAAGCTATCGATGGAGGGAGGACGAAAGGAAAGAGAGCGGGGCAAGCtcagaagaagaacaacaacaaaGCACCAGTCACCCAAGGCAAGTCTCTAGTCCCAAAAGGATTCCCAAATGGGTACAAGATCATTGTTGCAAATGCAACTTGATCCTTACAAAAGCATCTTGCAACAAGAGCCTTGTTGCAAAAAAGCATTTGCGGCTCCGCAACAAAAGCTTTGTTGCAATCGCACACGACCCTTGTTGCAAAAAAAAATCATCCCTGCTCTCGCCACCGCCAGCTATGTTGGTCGATTCCGATGAGTACTGGCGGCAATCGACGGCGTGCGGCACGCTCCCTGAGGTCGCCTCACTCTGCTCCTTCCTGCCCTCCAGCTAGATGTTGAAGTAGCCGCCGAACACCCACTCCAGCCCGCCCATCTCGACACCCTACCCTCGCCCAGGTCGGTGGCCGCTGCCTCCCCTTCGTCGATTTGGAACAGACTAGCTATTGCGGTGGAAAGGATTGCGACAATGACCCAGTTGCAAACTTAGACGACGGAAGAGGTTGCTCTCGAGCCGTTCGATCGAAATCAGATCCGACGGCCAAAGAGGTGGCCGGCACCAAAAATGCTAGACATACAAAGACTTACACGCTTTTACACGCTTCTTCCATCTAACAACCAATCACAAACCTCTCTTCCCCCTTGATTTTCAGGAGGGTGGGCCGCCCTGCTCACCTATTGACCAATTAAGATTAACCATCCCGTAAAAACCTGTAAAtcgtttgtacgtgtagcattgccGGGCCGACACAGATCAGCCGGGTGAGCCGTAGCGTTTCCGTCTGAAAATAGTACTCCCGTTAAATGTTACACGTTTTCTGTTGGACAAAATGTGAATAGCTTGTCGTTGTTTTGGTATTCCGGAACTACCCCTGTCAACATCATCCCTACCTCTGTTCCAGTCCGACCAGACCATGTCCTTCCAGTCGCCCCCAGCCAACCACAGCGGCGCGCGGAACCTCGTCGCCAGCGCTGGCCGGCTGCTCCTGCCTCCGCCACCCTCCCCTGGCTCCGCGGACCTCCTACACCCACCCCCGCAACCTCCACCGTCCTCCCCCGCTCGCCCGCCACTGCGCCACGACCTCCCTTGCTTGCCACCGACGGCCGCTGCTCACCCCACTCCCCTGGATCGGCTCCGGCGACCTGAAGGTACCTGATCGGCCGTCCTCGCCTGCTCCGGCCGGCGGGCTCCCTTGCCTGACTCGGCCCCGGCGACCTCGACGGCACCGCCCTTCTCCGGCGACCACACCGGCTGGTCCTGCTCCAACGATCGAGTCACGCCGGTACTGTCACGCCCCTGTCCCTGCTGCTTGTGTTGCTGATTTTTTGGTATTGATTGAAGTCGCTGCGTGATTCAGTCAATTCCTTCATCAGATTTCATCACCAATTGGACGGATTTGGTTATATCGGCAAGAATCACTTTGGATTTTTTGAGGGAGGGAGTGTATCCCTGTACCTATCTCTTCGGTTTTGTCCCTGAAAAAAAAGTTTTTAATCGAAAATTGGGGCGAAACATGCTGAACGCCGTATACGTACTGAACTCTACCGTATACGTATTCAGGCCCAGACTAAATAAAATGTTGACTTTATTatcgagaaagaaaaaaaaatccagCAACGTGACATAGAACCAGCCTGATCTTGATAGCGTGCGAGAAAAAAAAAGAGATCGACGCTCGACCACGGCCCACGGGCAGACCCGAAGGAACAGCTGGCGACGAACCCAAACCTCGCTGCCTCGGTCGGTCGGTAGCCTGTACACCCTATACGTAGAAAATAAGCTACCGTATGCGTAGACAATACGCTACCGTATGCGTAGCGAACACGCTACCATATACGTACCGTAGTCGGACCCGATACACCGTATAATACAGGTCGTCGACGCCCTAATTTGGCAAAAGCTTTTCCGCGCAATCGATCGCAGAGTTTTCGCGCGAACAAGAAACCTCCAGCTCCCCGCTCCGCTCGAATCGCCCCGTCGCCATGGTGCATCACCGGCGCCGCAGCTGCCTGCGCCGTGTCCTCACCATCGCCGGCGGTGTgtcggccggcctcctcctgcTCGCCGGCGGCCATACCTACGCCCACGGCCAGCTCTTCTCGCCGGGCTTGCTGCCCCTCGGCCTCGGCGCCGACTGCTCGCCGTCCTTCGCCCCGCCGCCCTTCGCCCCGCCGCCCTTCGCCCTCTCGCCGCTGCCGCCCTACCTCCTGTCAGACTTGGAGGCCGACGCCTCACCGCCGCAGCCGGAAGCCAACCTCCCGCGGCGCCTTCTGCCCATCCACCgctcgccgccctgcctcccctcgAACTCGGAATCGGGGGCCGACCGCTCGCCGCCGCAGCACGACGACGCGGATGCTGTCTTGCTCCCGGACTGGGAGGTTCTTGTCCTGACTGACGCTGAGCCTGGCGCCAAGGCGACGTGCGCCTTCCAGGGTGGAGCGTCGTCCCCGGCGAGCGCGCTTGGGAGGCTGCCGGGGTCGGGCCGCCACGCCTACATCTGCCCAATGCCCGAGCCTGCCCGGAGCCTCCAGCCGCTCCAAGCGCCCGTGCTGCTCCCCACTTCGGCTTCCTCTGCCGATTGCCCTGGCCGCGCATTGCTGAATTGGACCGGCCGGATCGCGTTCAGCTCTGCAACTCTCGACAGTGGCGATGTTCTTGTCTTTGAAAAGGGCGTCAACCATGTTGCTGGCGGTGTCCAATGCCTGTATCGCTACTGTGGCGAGACCCATGCCGTGGTGGCCTCCTTCCCTGCCATCACGTCCGTACAGCAGGTTACCCGGTGCCCCGCTCCACCGATCCATCTGAACTCTAGGAACACAGAGTTCCGTGTCACCGTGGCAGCCACGGGCGAGGATCCAATCCCCACACTCGTGACTTATCGTCCATGGCAGAGTGAAAGTGGCTTGCCGGTGGCACCGGAAAAGAACCTGATTTGTGCATGCACTATGATTCACAATGTCTCAAAGTTTCTTCGCGAATGGGTGCTGTATcatgccgctgtcggggtggaccactTCATCCTGTACGACAATGGAAGTAAGGATGACTTGGCAGATCAAGTTGCCCAGTTGAGGTCAGCCGGAATCAGCATCTCCACCGTGCCTTGGCCGTGGATCAAAATGCAGGAAGCCGGCTTCTCCCATTGTGCCGCAACGCACCAGAGCTCTTGCAAGTGGATGGCCTTTATTGACGTCGACGAGTTCGTTTTTTCGCCCAACTGGGAACGATCTGAGAAGCCGTCAAAATCGATGCTTGAGGCGATTGTTCAGGTTGATCCAGATGTCGGGCAGGTACATCTGTGGTGCTTTGATTTTGGCCCCTCTGGCCAAACATCACACCCACAGGAGGGCGTCATCCAAGGATACACATGCCGTCTGAAGAGGTTTCTGAGGCACAAATCGCTGGTTCTGCTTGCTGCAGTGGACCATTCTTTGGAGAATGCAATTCACCACTTCACACTGAAGGCTGGTTTCAAAAGTATACGGAGCATGCAGGCACGTGTGAACCATTATAAGTACCAGGCATGGACCGAGTTCAAGCATAAGTTCAAACGACGAGTGTCTGCCTACGTGGCTGACTGGAGAGATCCAATCAACCTTGAGTCCGCTGACCGGGCCCCCGGCTTAGGCGTTGATGGAGTTGAACCGGTTGATTGGGCGCAAAGGTATTGCGACATCAAGGATAACCTGCTTCAGAAATTGAGCTCAAGATGGTTCGGTAATGGATTGGGAAGTCCGGGATCTCAGGATACTTAGGCTTGGCAGTATCTGTAACCTGCGACTGTCTAGAAGGATCCAGAGGTATTAGAGATGGAACTGTAATCTAGTTTAAACCTGTCTCCTTGCCTCCCAAGATCAATCTAGATACCAATCTGTACATCGCTTGCCACGTTCGGCACCTATAAATAAACATCACGCGGCCTCCAATGGAGGTAGAGACGCTTCCACAATTCTCACATGGTATCACGAGTCATCTTCCTCTTTTAGCAATTCATCTACATTCATCTGAttatggcgagctcttcctccagCTGTAGCATTTCATCGACACCGCCACCACCATCTTGGAGGAATTCCTGTCCAGCGCTGACAAGGATGGAAGCAGCACTGACAAATCCTTTCATAAGGTTCACAGGATGGCAGTTTAAGTTTGTTGAAGGTATTTTTTTGGATTGGTTTCTTGCTCTTCGGCTATTCTCTTAAAATGCTTGGCCGGATTCCGTTGATAGTTAATATATCAATAACTTTAACTCTTCAAGAATTATAATGGAGTATTTTCTAGGTTGTCTTGATCTAGAGCTTCTATCGCCTCTTCAACAATTTATTGGCATAAACTTTTACCTGAAGCTGCCCATCAAATATCTATTCCTAATAGTACTTATACCTGACATCTGTCATGTGTACTGCATACTGTTTGGTACGCTGTCCACTTATCCAGGATTCCATGGTCTGCAGTAATAGTGGATTTGTATTAGTGGAAGCATTATCTAAGTGATATTTTTCAGGTTTGGTATCACTTCTGCTCCAGGTAGGACATCTTTGAGCAGGACACCATGCACAAAAGGTAATAACTGAGAATTCATGGGCAATGTAAAATTTCAGCATGATATTTTCAGGCAGTTGTTACTTGAGTGTCAGACATTTTCTGTGTTCTTGTTTTGTTCTTTTTGTTTGGAATTAATGATTTATCCAATGCTGCACATTGCATGCACGCCGCAAAAAAAAGCTTCATCTGATTTTGCTAAATGTTCTTTCTTACTGAACTAGCTTCAGGACGGATGGCAGGTTTGCTAACAATTTGATCTTTTTTGTGCATTGCAGGTTTGGTACTAATTTCTTGAAAAAATCGTGCTTTTTGCAGCACCATCCTGTTGAGCCATGAGATTTGAACCAATGAATTCAGATAACATATACCATGTTTATGGATCGCTACATGTTCCATTGGAAGTGGAACAATGTGAGATTCCTTTTTTAGTAATCATCTGAACACAGGTTTCATGCTTTTCTGAAATATTCCGTGCCACACATTGTATATTCGCTGCAAACTTCTAAAAAAACTTCTTATTTTTGTTGCTAAATGTTCTCTCTTACTAAACTAGCTTCAGGACAAACAGCAGGTTTGCTAATCATTTGATCCCTTTTGTGCATTGCAGGTTTGCTACTTAATTCTCAAAAAAATCGTGCTTTCGCATCACCATCCTGTGGAACCACGAGGCCTGATCCAATTATTTCAGAGAACATGTACTATGTTTATGGATCACTACATGTTCTGGTGGAACAAGGTGAGATCCTTTTCAGTAACCATTTCATTTGAACACGCATCATGCTTTTCCGAATATAACTGAACATCTATATTTTTAAATTGCAAGTCAGCACCTCCTCGTTTGATTGCTATGGACTTCCTTATTACTACATTATTACTCCAGGGTTTGCTAAGGTTCTATTTTAATCATACGATGAGCATGGGGTCCACAACATA is drawn from Triticum dicoccoides isolate Atlit2015 ecotype Zavitan chromosome 4A, WEW_v2.0, whole genome shotgun sequence and contains these coding sequences:
- the LOC119286595 gene encoding glycosyltransferase family 92 protein Os08g0121900-like, encoding MVHHRRRSCLRRVLTIAGGVSAGLLLLAGGHTYAHGQLFSPGLLPLGLGADCSPSFAPPPFAPPPFALSPLPPYLLSDLEADASPPQPEANLPRRLLPIHRSPPCLPSNSESGADRSPPQHDDADAVLLPDWEVLVLTDAEPGAKATCAFQGGASSPASALGRLPGSGRHAYICPMPEPARSLQPLQAPVLLPTSASSADCPGRALLNWTGRIAFSSATLDSGDVLVFEKGVNHVAGGVQCLYRYCGETHAVVASFPAITSVQQVTRCPAPPIHLNSRNTEFRVTVAATGEDPIPTLVTYRPWQSESGLPVAPEKNLICACTMIHNVSKFLREWVLYHAAVGVDHFILYDNGSKDDLADQVAQLRSAGISISTVPWPWIKMQEAGFSHCAATHQSSCKWMAFIDVDEFVFSPNWERSEKPSKSMLEAIVQVDPDVGQVHLWCFDFGPSGQTSHPQEGVIQGYTCRLKRFLRHKSLVLLAAVDHSLENAIHHFTLKAGFKSIRSMQARVNHYKYQAWTEFKHKFKRRVSAYVADWRDPINLESADRAPGLGVDGVEPVDWAQRYCDIKDNLLQKLSSRWFGNGLGSPGSQDT